The proteins below come from a single Methanothrix thermoacetophila PT genomic window:
- a CDS encoding ABC transporter ATP-binding protein: MSLLELRGLSVRFETPAGSVKAASDVFLALDEHETLAIVGETGCGKSVIANAILRLLPENASVTGSVIYRGMDLLKMSEREISRIRGREIAIIFQNPSAALNPVHRILDQVSEPLLIHLNLPRHKALHEADRLLIALGLNGAGRLYPFQLSGGMNQRAMIACSSVLRPKILMADEPTKGLDQSMVENALELIGSVRDESSASLIMITHDLDVALSISERIAVMYCGEIVEMGRTENVLCDPEHPYTKALRESMPDRGFKPIPGNTPSMIDPPEGCRFHPRCPFKMDICSREKPSLNNSCGRYVRCWRCT, from the coding sequence ATGTCGCTTCTTGAGCTGCGTGGATTGTCAGTGAGATTCGAGACCCCTGCCGGGTCTGTGAAGGCAGCATCCGATGTCTTCCTGGCTCTTGATGAGCATGAGACCCTGGCGATCGTGGGCGAGACCGGTTGCGGAAAATCGGTGATCGCAAACGCCATCCTGAGACTTCTTCCAGAGAATGCGAGTGTCACGGGCAGCGTGATCTACCGCGGGATGGATCTGTTGAAGATGAGCGAGCGGGAGATCTCCCGCATACGGGGCAGGGAGATCGCGATAATATTCCAGAACCCGTCTGCCGCGCTCAATCCCGTCCACAGAATCCTGGATCAGGTCTCGGAGCCGCTGCTGATACATCTCAACCTCCCGAGACACAAGGCCCTGCATGAGGCTGATAGGCTCCTCATCGCCCTCGGATTGAACGGAGCCGGGCGTCTGTATCCATTCCAGCTCTCCGGCGGAATGAACCAGCGTGCCATGATCGCATGCTCATCGGTTCTCAGACCAAAAATACTGATGGCGGATGAGCCGACGAAAGGCCTGGACCAGAGCATGGTGGAGAATGCGCTGGAGCTGATAGGATCTGTGAGAGACGAGAGCAGCGCATCTCTTATAATGATAACCCACGATCTCGATGTCGCCCTTTCGATCTCCGAGAGGATCGCCGTGATGTACTGCGGTGAGATCGTGGAGATGGGTAGGACAGAGAATGTGCTCTGCGATCCAGAGCATCCATACACAAAAGCACTTCGTGAGAGCATGCCTGATCGCGGTTTCAAACCCATACCCGGAAACACCCCATCGATGATCGATCCTCCAGAGGGATGCAGGTTTCATCCGAGATGTCCTTTTAAGATGG
- a CDS encoding ABC transporter permease: MSCGISAKRSLLSNPGALIFLAFLLIAILSPYLAPHDPWKRYEPYLGPSWDHPLGTNDMGNDILSELVFGSRASLGIGLGSALIATLLGTIIGASAGYFRGWVDEVLMGITDIFLMIPQIPLVIVVAAFLKPSSITITLIMGILWWTSLARIVRSRVLQVREMAFVEAARVVGFSDRHIILTDVLPNTIHVIMPKFMLTVASAMIAEASLSFLGLGDPNAKSWGMIINFAFSRGGFLNGCWWWYLPPGICITLSILSLVSISMLLEEAREGEHVAS, encoded by the coding sequence ATGAGCTGCGGGATATCAGCAAAAAGATCGCTGCTCTCAAATCCCGGCGCTCTGATATTTCTCGCATTTCTGCTCATCGCTATCCTTTCCCCGTACCTGGCGCCACACGATCCATGGAAGCGGTATGAGCCATATCTGGGGCCGAGCTGGGATCATCCTCTTGGGACGAACGACATGGGCAATGACATACTTTCCGAGCTCGTATTCGGCTCTAGGGCATCTCTCGGCATCGGTCTCGGTTCTGCGCTCATCGCCACCCTGCTGGGCACAATCATTGGCGCCTCTGCAGGCTACTTCAGGGGCTGGGTGGATGAGGTGCTGATGGGGATCACGGACATCTTTCTCATGATACCCCAGATACCTCTGGTGATTGTAGTTGCTGCGTTCCTGAAGCCGAGCTCCATCACAATAACACTGATAATGGGCATCCTCTGGTGGACCTCTCTCGCCAGGATCGTGCGGTCCAGGGTCCTCCAGGTGAGAGAGATGGCATTCGTGGAGGCCGCGAGGGTCGTTGGTTTCTCAGACAGGCACATAATCCTCACAGATGTTCTCCCAAACACAATTCATGTGATAATGCCGAAGTTCATGCTGACCGTTGCATCAGCGATGATCGCCGAGGCCTCGCTCTCATTCCTGGGACTCGGGGACCCGAACGCGAAGAGCTGGGGGATGATAATAAACTTCGCATTCTCAAGAGGTGGTTTTTTAAACGGATGCTGGTGGTGGTACCTGCCCCCTGGGATATGCATAACGCTCTCAATCCTCTCACTTGTGAGCATAAGCATGCTTCTCGAGGAGGCTAGGGAGGGTGAGCATGTCGCTTCTTGA
- a CDS encoding ABC transporter permease gives MNLARYVISLFVILSLNFAIPRAMPGDTMTNLLGEDVILSDDLVQEIRREMGLDLPLKEQYIMYWKNILNLDLGYSYHFHSPVLPLVLERMKWTLLLAAPPVIIGALLGTLLGALAGWRESPSSRLQTFIFLTIYSTPPYFLALLSLYIFGFHLSWVPMKGFYSTGSPENIIHHIILPVILMSLFSASRNYMIMRGSVIQERRTLYALYARAKGLYDSQILFRHLFRNAILPIITLIALDFGFIFSGALFIEMVFSMRGMGNLIYSALMYRDYPVLQGSFLVITMMVVTANMIADVLYGILDPRVRGR, from the coding sequence ATGAACCTCGCCCGGTACGTGATCTCGCTTTTTGTCATACTCTCGCTGAACTTCGCCATACCGAGGGCGATGCCCGGCGATACCATGACGAACCTCCTCGGAGAGGATGTGATTCTGAGCGATGATCTTGTGCAGGAGATCAGGAGGGAGATGGGGCTGGATCTACCCCTGAAAGAGCAGTACATCATGTACTGGAAAAACATCCTCAACCTTGATCTTGGCTACTCGTACCACTTCCACTCTCCTGTTCTGCCACTCGTTCTTGAGAGAATGAAATGGACCCTTCTTCTCGCAGCCCCTCCTGTGATCATAGGAGCTCTTCTCGGAACGCTGCTCGGGGCGCTCGCTGGCTGGAGGGAGTCCCCCAGCTCCCGCCTCCAGACTTTCATCTTTCTCACCATCTACTCCACGCCGCCGTACTTTCTGGCGCTCCTGTCTCTCTACATATTTGGTTTCCATCTCAGCTGGGTTCCGATGAAGGGGTTCTACAGCACAGGTTCTCCGGAAAATATAATTCATCATATCATACTCCCTGTGATCCTCATGAGCCTCTTCTCAGCCTCCCGGAATTACATGATCATGAGGGGCAGCGTGATCCAGGAGAGGCGGACTCTGTATGCACTGTATGCGAGGGCGAAGGGTCTCTACGACAGCCAGATCCTCTTCAGGCATCTATTCAGAAACGCAATCCTCCCGATAATAACGCTGATCGCCCTCGACTTCGGATTCATATTCAGCGGGGCGCTGTTCATAGAGATGGTCTTTTCGATGCGCGGTATGGGAAATCTCATCTACAGTGCGCTCATGTACAGGGATTATCCCGTCCTGCAGGGCTCATTTCTCGTAATAACCATGATGGTGGTAACGGCGAACATGATCGCGGATGTGCTCTACGGCATTCTTGATCCAAGGGTGAGGGGCAGATGA
- a CDS encoding class I SAM-dependent methyltransferase, which yields MSFWTDQWREFIEKTSYMRHLRERGISNDQFWREYEIYDEILGLMGYPGRILDRISSLIHPGSTVLDIGAGTGAFSIPLSRIAGRIIALDPSEHQLQILMRKARGIDNIKAICDRWPDAEIGDDIDYTLAAYSLFHEDIEAFLRRMIDVSHSGVFIVFRAEPPDPLTDFAYGPKPHLDYRCLQSILREMGYDFEVDVFPRDYRLPIRYVLKQYRYSERSPEEIIDYLRNTDRLDEDMMVSFHSSDALLHTLGDVES from the coding sequence ATGAGTTTCTGGACGGATCAGTGGAGGGAGTTCATCGAGAAGACAAGCTACATGCGCCATCTGAGAGAGAGGGGCATATCGAACGACCAGTTCTGGAGGGAGTACGAGATCTACGATGAGATCCTGGGTCTTATGGGATATCCGGGGAGGATCCTCGACAGGATCTCTTCCCTGATCCATCCCGGCTCCACTGTTCTCGATATAGGCGCTGGCACTGGCGCCTTCTCCATCCCTCTCTCCAGGATCGCAGGAAGGATCATAGCTCTGGATCCCTCCGAGCACCAGCTGCAGATTCTAATGCGAAAGGCCAGGGGAATAGATAACATCAAAGCCATATGCGACAGGTGGCCTGACGCAGAGATAGGAGACGATATCGATTACACGCTCGCCGCTTACAGTTTATTCCATGAAGACATAGAGGCATTTCTTAGGAGAATGATCGATGTCTCTCATTCGGGAGTCTTCATAGTCTTCAGGGCAGAGCCTCCAGATCCTCTTACCGATTTCGCGTATGGCCCAAAACCACATCTCGATTACAGATGTCTGCAAAGCATTCTGAGAGAGATGGGGTATGATTTTGAGGTCGATGTGTTTCCCAGGGATTACAGGCTTCCCATCAGATATGTGCTGAAGCAGTACAGGTACTCAGAGAGATCTCCAGAGGAGATAATCGATTACCTGCGCAACACAGACAGGCTCGATGAGGATATGATGGTCAGCTTCCACAGCAGCGATGCGCTGCTCCACACTCTAGGAGACGTGGAGAGCTGA
- a CDS encoding ABC transporter substrate-binding protein encodes MNIMHKKIAILVLILATTAILQCASAEETVLRIGTQDVVKSASLLGDSSMGVFAHLSNPPLMKMNPDGTLSGQTAKSYSVSEDGMTWRFEIDDNLYWSDGTKLTPEDVKFTFEYISEKYPPAGWIKNTVDEISVDGNAVVFKLNKPYSRLNLEFTTYNILPKHVWENIEKPTEYTNEGPMIGCGPFVIEKTDLGAGVIYFKRNPYWKGKEPKIDSIELHMYENADVLSMALEKGDVDAYYKYAGTYPYTGIQKLKDTGNFDFVEKDNVGLVFLGFNLNKEPMSDLQFREAMAYAINYTEILKIDALGYGSVPNRGFVPPSMAYFKDTPALKYDPKKARESLEEAGYRDGNGNGILEDPSGNDVKLLLLARSKFQRVAELVKEYISAVGIDVELKVVDDATWIKLKDEYQYDLTITRTTPWGMMMHANWGTGYFDSRRTGEGVLHVLSDPEFQKLCDDILAATSDEELEEYAYMLQDYYAENLPGIALYWNKVFTPYNKRWTGWNSDPLYGIYNLDNFLNVERVA; translated from the coding sequence ATGAATATCATGCATAAAAAGATCGCGATACTTGTTTTGATTTTAGCGACTACAGCAATACTCCAATGCGCCTCTGCTGAGGAGACTGTGCTCCGGATAGGGACCCAGGACGTGGTCAAATCCGCCAGTCTCCTAGGAGATTCCAGCATGGGGGTATTCGCACACCTCTCCAATCCACCCCTGATGAAGATGAACCCTGACGGCACTCTGAGCGGCCAGACAGCGAAGAGTTACTCTGTCTCAGAGGATGGGATGACCTGGAGATTCGAGATAGACGATAACCTCTACTGGAGCGATGGCACGAAGCTCACCCCAGAGGACGTGAAGTTCACATTCGAGTACATCTCAGAGAAGTACCCACCAGCCGGCTGGATCAAAAATACGGTGGATGAGATATCCGTGGACGGTAATGCAGTCGTCTTCAAACTAAACAAGCCCTACTCCCGTCTGAACCTCGAGTTCACCACATACAACATACTGCCGAAGCATGTCTGGGAGAACATCGAGAAGCCGACCGAATACACCAATGAAGGTCCCATGATAGGTTGCGGTCCTTTCGTCATTGAAAAGACAGACCTCGGAGCTGGCGTGATATACTTCAAGAGAAACCCCTACTGGAAGGGCAAGGAGCCGAAGATCGATTCGATAGAGCTGCACATGTATGAGAATGCAGATGTTCTTTCAATGGCACTTGAGAAGGGAGATGTTGATGCATACTACAAGTACGCTGGCACATATCCGTACACAGGCATTCAAAAGCTGAAGGATACTGGAAACTTCGATTTCGTGGAGAAGGACAACGTCGGCCTGGTCTTCCTGGGATTCAATCTGAACAAGGAGCCGATGTCAGATCTCCAGTTCAGAGAAGCCATGGCTTATGCCATAAACTACACGGAGATCCTCAAGATCGATGCCCTCGGATACGGCTCCGTTCCGAACCGCGGCTTCGTTCCGCCGAGCATGGCCTACTTCAAGGATACACCGGCTCTCAAGTATGATCCCAAAAAAGCCAGGGAGAGCCTGGAGGAGGCAGGCTACAGGGACGGAAACGGCAACGGGATTCTGGAGGATCCAAGCGGCAATGACGTGAAGCTCCTCCTGCTGGCCCGCTCGAAGTTCCAGAGGGTCGCAGAGCTCGTGAAGGAGTACATCTCCGCGGTCGGCATTGATGTGGAGCTCAAGGTCGTCGACGATGCGACATGGATAAAGCTCAAGGATGAGTATCAGTATGATCTCACCATCACGAGGACAACTCCGTGGGGAATGATGATGCACGCGAACTGGGGGACCGGGTACTTCGACTCACGCAGGACCGGTGAGGGCGTGCTCCACGTCCTGAGCGACCCCGAGTTCCAGAAGCTCTGCGATGACATCCTCGCGGCCACAAGTGATGAGGAACTTGAGGAGTACGCGTACATGCTCCAGGATTACTATGCTGAGAACCTGCCCGGGATCGCGCTGTACTGGAACAAGGTCTTCACGCCGTACAACAAGAGATGGACCGGCTGGAACTCAGATCCGCTGTACGGCATCTACAACCTAGACAACTTCCTGAACGTAGAGAGGGTGGCATGA
- a CDS encoding IS1634-like element ISMth2 family transposase codes for METDTRSLDHLGIVAAVFDRLGIADVIDSRMPKLRQHKLEHSVIVKAMVLNGLGFVGQRLYLFPEFYERLPVERLLGDGVNASDLNDDAIGRTLDAIYEQGATDLFNEIALKVMGELELGVQRLHADTTSFSVHGSYEGFNGGRSIEITLGHSKDSRMDLKQFVLSLVTNQDGIPLFAKAHSGNASDRNTIIESFLKIKSGLNLEDCAYYIADSAVYTEPNIRMLGREMKWITRVPATIKECEMLLDSDVEMVECRDARYRCFSTTSDYGGVQQKWVLYQSEPMRDLKAERFENHLEKDGTKARRSLAKLKRREFACEADALKETELWARDHPLYRFSHISLKKVCKRADKKRGRPKNGEKLIEIYFIDADIELDQEKVEKTKSRLGRFIIATNDLNIDPDTLLSYYKGQQEVERGFRFLKDKSFRVAEVYLKKEERIEALAMIMVLSLMIYSVAEWLIRKRLQESNQSIPNQLKKPTQKPTLKWIAFMFLGVTEVNIWLRGEKHQEIANLNENTLKIIKLFGPECEKYYGMER; via the coding sequence ATGGAGACAGACACGCGATCGCTGGATCATTTGGGGATAGTTGCGGCGGTTTTCGACCGGCTTGGCATAGCGGATGTTATAGATTCGCGTATGCCGAAGTTGAGGCAGCACAAGCTGGAACATTCGGTGATTGTTAAGGCGATGGTTCTGAACGGTCTTGGTTTTGTGGGTCAGAGGTTGTACCTGTTTCCGGAGTTCTACGAGAGGCTGCCTGTTGAGAGGCTTCTTGGGGATGGAGTTAACGCATCTGATTTGAACGATGATGCGATAGGCAGGACGCTGGATGCGATTTATGAGCAAGGTGCTACGGATCTTTTCAACGAGATAGCGTTGAAGGTGATGGGAGAGCTCGAGCTTGGAGTCCAGAGGTTGCACGCAGACACCACAAGCTTCAGCGTTCATGGCAGCTATGAGGGTTTCAATGGCGGTAGATCGATTGAGATAACGTTGGGCCATTCGAAGGACAGCCGGATGGATCTGAAACAGTTTGTTCTCAGTCTTGTGACGAACCAGGACGGTATACCGCTTTTTGCAAAAGCGCATTCAGGTAACGCATCCGACAGGAACACGATCATAGAGTCGTTTTTAAAGATCAAATCCGGACTCAACCTTGAAGACTGCGCGTATTACATAGCAGACAGTGCAGTCTACACCGAGCCCAACATCAGGATGCTCGGCAGGGAGATGAAATGGATAACACGTGTCCCGGCCACGATAAAGGAGTGTGAGATGCTTCTTGACAGCGATGTTGAGATGGTTGAGTGTCGCGACGCCAGGTACAGATGCTTCTCGACGACCTCTGATTACGGCGGAGTACAGCAGAAGTGGGTCCTTTACCAGTCAGAACCGATGCGAGATCTCAAGGCAGAGAGGTTCGAGAATCATCTTGAAAAGGACGGGACAAAAGCAAGACGGTCTCTGGCAAAACTGAAACGGCGTGAGTTCGCATGCGAAGCAGACGCACTGAAAGAAACTGAACTGTGGGCCAGAGACCATCCGCTCTACAGGTTCAGCCATATCTCTCTCAAAAAGGTCTGCAAACGAGCAGATAAAAAACGAGGACGACCTAAAAACGGCGAAAAACTCATCGAAATATATTTTATAGACGCGGATATCGAACTCGACCAGGAAAAAGTCGAAAAAACGAAATCCAGGCTCGGAAGGTTTATAATCGCAACTAACGACCTCAATATCGACCCTGATACACTACTCAGCTACTATAAAGGACAGCAAGAGGTAGAACGCGGATTCAGGTTCCTCAAAGACAAAAGCTTCCGAGTCGCAGAGGTCTACCTCAAAAAAGAAGAACGCATCGAAGCTCTCGCCATGATCATGGTCCTCTCACTCATGATCTATTCCGTGGCAGAGTGGCTGATCAGAAAAAGGTTGCAAGAATCAAATCAATCCATACCAAATCAGCTGAAGAAACCCACACAAAAACCAACTCTCAAGTGGATCGCGTTCATGTTCCTCGGTGTCACCGAAGTCAACATATGGCTGCGCGGCGAGAAACACCAGGAAATCGCTAACCTCAACGAGAATACTTTGAAAATAATAAAACTGTTTGGACCAGAATGCGAAAAATACTACGGAATGGAGCGTTAA
- a CDS encoding alpha/beta hydrolase family protein: MSEEKVMVEKPVTFYSGSSRLAGVLRYPSVIKDPAPAVLLIHGSLEQDRDGNLLNRPDGRPIFKKNFFLEISKRLSAEGFATFSWDRRGFGESESSIRDGGYLQDGIDAMAAYQALSSLDLVDPERVAVLGQSAGVYTACLLAEKESRPKAYILQGGLYRDYEEMMIFNYLRVVDYASKSPENLRWVEENDPLGLVIGLNLYTLMERARMGEVEHQFSYKGRTWRIWHDPICYLPEHAPRNLFKYIQKPTLVIHGACDLNVPVEDAFMIERDLKKHGNENVELAIIPDADHSFQQIAESYDLTLRERMSLESFRRPYREDYFMAVISFLKRWL, from the coding sequence ATGTCTGAAGAAAAAGTTATGGTTGAAAAGCCTGTAACCTTTTACAGCGGATCCTCTCGGCTTGCTGGGGTCCTCAGATACCCATCTGTGATTAAAGACCCTGCACCTGCGGTCCTTCTGATCCACGGATCACTTGAGCAGGACAGGGACGGAAATCTATTAAACAGACCGGATGGAAGACCAATATTCAAAAAGAACTTCTTCCTGGAGATATCGAAGAGGTTATCAGCGGAGGGATTCGCAACATTCTCATGGGACAGAAGAGGCTTTGGAGAGAGCGAGTCTTCTATCCGTGATGGCGGGTACCTTCAGGATGGAATAGATGCGATGGCCGCCTATCAGGCTCTCTCCTCCCTCGATCTCGTAGATCCTGAAAGAGTCGCGGTCCTGGGTCAGAGCGCTGGAGTTTATACAGCATGTCTCCTGGCTGAAAAGGAGAGTAGACCGAAAGCGTACATTCTCCAAGGTGGTCTTTACAGGGATTATGAGGAGATGATGATCTTCAACTACCTAAGGGTAGTGGATTACGCCTCAAAGAGCCCTGAGAACCTCAGATGGGTGGAAGAGAACGACCCACTTGGCCTGGTAATTGGACTGAACCTCTACACGCTGATGGAGAGGGCGAGGATGGGCGAGGTCGAACACCAGTTCAGCTATAAGGGAAGAACGTGGAGGATTTGGCACGACCCGATCTGCTATTTACCGGAACACGCTCCGAGGAACCTGTTCAAGTACATACAAAAGCCCACTCTTGTAATCCATGGGGCCTGCGATCTGAATGTTCCTGTTGAGGATGCCTTCATGATCGAGCGGGATTTGAAAAAGCACGGCAACGAGAATGTGGAGCTGGCCATTATCCCAGATGCGGACCACAGCTTCCAGCAGATCGCAGAGTCATACGATCTCACACTCAGAGAGAGAATGAGTCTTGAGAGCTTTCGACGTCCATATCGAGAGGATTACTTTATGGCAGTAATCTCTTTTCTCAAGAGGTGGCTTTGA
- a CDS encoding FecCD family ABC transporter permease: MGLVVLLFLTALSASLGGATQSGIEVFYAMLSRYIPSIESDPFVESVVWHLRLPRILMGIVAGAGLGVSGAVMQGVTRNPLVSPFTVGISSAAAFGASMAIMFGVGYTAAGTYVIILSAFISAIGCGFLVFFISRLKRSSPETMVLAGIALTYFFGSLTAILQFFANEQQLNAMVNWTFGTLSGADWHRLTIVAAAYLLVMPVLVRFSWDLNIMFTGGDEAAKSLGINVARVRNVSLLLSSFITAAIVCFTGIIGFVGLVAPHVARMVLGSDHRFLLLASCIVGAILVIGADLVGRTILAPIIIPIGIVISFVGVPMFLYLMMTRDTGWE, from the coding sequence GTGGGCCTTGTTGTCCTGCTGTTTCTCACTGCTTTATCTGCTTCCCTCGGAGGCGCCACCCAAAGCGGGATCGAGGTTTTTTATGCAATGCTATCGAGATACATTCCTTCAATAGAAAGCGATCCCTTCGTGGAATCAGTCGTCTGGCATCTCAGGCTTCCCCGTATACTTATGGGCATAGTGGCAGGCGCTGGGCTGGGAGTTTCAGGGGCGGTGATGCAAGGGGTGACAAGAAACCCTCTTGTCAGTCCGTTCACTGTTGGCATATCCTCTGCCGCCGCATTCGGTGCATCCATGGCGATAATGTTCGGGGTGGGTTACACGGCCGCCGGAACATATGTCATAATCCTGAGCGCCTTTATATCCGCCATTGGCTGTGGTTTCCTGGTATTTTTTATAAGCCGATTGAAGCGATCTTCCCCGGAGACGATGGTCCTGGCTGGTATAGCGCTGACTTACTTCTTCGGTTCGCTGACAGCGATACTCCAGTTCTTCGCAAACGAGCAGCAGCTCAACGCCATGGTCAACTGGACATTCGGAACGCTCTCCGGCGCGGACTGGCACAGGCTGACGATAGTTGCTGCAGCATATCTTCTGGTGATGCCAGTGCTTGTGCGTTTCTCGTGGGACCTGAATATAATGTTCACTGGAGGAGATGAGGCAGCAAAAAGCCTGGGGATAAACGTGGCTCGCGTGAGAAATGTATCTCTCCTTCTTTCGTCATTCATCACGGCCGCAATTGTCTGCTTCACTGGGATAATCGGCTTTGTGGGATTGGTTGCACCACATGTTGCCAGGATGGTGCTTGGGAGCGACCACAGGTTTCTACTTCTCGCGTCCTGTATCGTCGGCGCCATTCTGGTGATCGGAGCAGATCTCGTCGGTAGAACGATCCTGGCGCCAATAATCATCCCCATTGGGATCGTCATCTCATTTGTAGGAGTTCCGATGTTTCTCTACCTGATGATGACCAGAGATACTGGATGGGAATAG
- a CDS encoding ABC transporter substrate-binding protein — MAVGTSVHASEPDDLITIVDSAGREVVVPYPVESVVVLWSNAAKEMRALGAVDRIVGMDQSTKDEVDKGTLPELTNVPVVGTQEEPNYEKIAELKPDVVICLSAGYPPEPDEVQEKLDPFGIKVVGLDFYRTEVWFDEIRTLGKMLGKEAEAEEYMSFFRSYYDRINQTLATIPDPDRKTVYFEGAKKYLTYGGAGYGSGIPNMIRAAGGKDLYPERSELAFEVDPEDVARRNPDVIFKGTTLGWDAESEEEFKAIRDEIMSRPELANTNAVKNGQVYVISFDVAGGAGKKFGPVFLAKVLYPEKFQDMDPMEFYREYLRRFQGLEYRGVYLYPNP, encoded by the coding sequence ATGGCAGTTGGAACTAGTGTGCATGCATCGGAACCGGACGATCTCATAACCATAGTAGACTCTGCTGGAAGAGAGGTGGTGGTTCCGTATCCGGTGGAGTCTGTGGTTGTTCTCTGGAGCAATGCGGCCAAAGAGATGAGAGCCCTGGGGGCGGTGGACAGAATTGTGGGCATGGATCAGTCCACGAAGGATGAGGTAGATAAGGGGACACTCCCAGAGCTGACGAACGTACCTGTGGTGGGAACTCAGGAGGAGCCAAACTACGAGAAGATCGCCGAGCTGAAACCTGATGTTGTCATATGCCTCTCAGCTGGGTATCCACCAGAGCCAGATGAGGTGCAGGAGAAGCTGGACCCATTTGGGATAAAAGTCGTCGGACTGGACTTCTACAGGACCGAGGTCTGGTTCGATGAGATAAGAACACTGGGGAAGATGCTCGGAAAAGAGGCCGAGGCTGAAGAGTATATGTCGTTCTTCAGGAGCTATTACGACCGTATCAACCAGACACTCGCCACGATACCAGACCCAGATCGGAAGACCGTCTATTTTGAGGGCGCCAAGAAATACCTCACATACGGTGGAGCAGGTTATGGCAGTGGCATACCTAATATGATCCGCGCTGCCGGTGGTAAGGATCTTTATCCTGAGAGGTCTGAGCTGGCTTTTGAGGTCGATCCTGAGGATGTCGCCAGAAGGAATCCCGATGTGATATTCAAAGGCACCACCTTGGGATGGGATGCAGAGAGCGAGGAGGAGTTCAAGGCCATCCGGGATGAGATAATGAGCCGTCCTGAGCTGGCAAACACAAATGCGGTTAAGAACGGCCAGGTCTACGTAATAAGTTTCGACGTAGCAGGAGGGGCTGGCAAGAAGTTCGGGCCTGTCTTCCTGGCCAAGGTGCTCTATCCGGAGAAGTTCCAGGATATGGATCCGATGGAGTTCTACAGGGAGTATCTGAGGAGATTCCAGGGGTTGGAGTACAGAGGTGTATACCTCTATCCAAACCCATGA
- a CDS encoding adenylyl-sulfate kinase — MAWAVWFTGLPGCGKTTIARRTKEHLSRMGVKVKILELDEIRRVVTPNPRYTDEERDIVYASLAYMAKLLCDAGVNVIIDATANRRRYRDLARKLVERFAEVYIKAPLDVCMEREALRKAEFAPKEIYKKAASGAKVPGVSVAYEEPVSPEIVVDTTTLDPEGAAELISKKILEIFER; from the coding sequence ATGGCCTGGGCAGTATGGTTCACCGGACTTCCCGGATGCGGCAAGACCACGATCGCCAGAAGGACAAAGGAGCACCTCTCGAGGATGGGCGTTAAGGTCAAGATACTAGAGCTCGACGAGATAAGAAGGGTGGTAACACCAAATCCGAGGTACACAGATGAGGAGCGGGATATCGTTTATGCGAGCCTCGCCTACATGGCGAAGCTTCTCTGCGATGCAGGGGTCAATGTGATCATCGATGCAACCGCAAACCGCAGAAGGTACAGAGATCTCGCCCGAAAACTCGTGGAGAGGTTCGCGGAGGTTTACATAAAGGCCCCTCTGGATGTGTGCATGGAGCGGGAGGCGCTCAGAAAAGCAGAGTTCGCGCCGAAGGAGATATACAAAAAGGCCGCCTCAGGCGCCAAGGTCCCCGGCGTGAGTGTGGCATACGAGGAGCCGGTGAGCCCGGAGATAGTGGTGGACACGACCACTCTGGACCCGGAGGGCGCTGCAGAACTCATATCAAAAAAGATACTGGAGATCTTCGAGAGGTGA
- a CDS encoding RNA polymerase sigma factor, whose amino-acid sequence MSGKTDHLRELVLKIAPTTKVVEKPAKKHGTLRSTSEIEQALLGVVSEMIKAYNIQTKLTPKQLAAVVRLFYKGLSDTEIAEQLGDRALNKTVSRARIKLHLFRDSDLKPPFDRELFIKLWEEGKSVKEMSEVLHVAPSTVSEYKNIFESQRAAERDGYLKRFEEILSDQDVSERMVSHISKDGLQDTMDTDYEVAEA is encoded by the coding sequence TTGAGCGGCAAGACCGATCATTTAAGAGAGCTCGTCCTGAAGATCGCCCCCACGACCAAGGTCGTCGAGAAGCCTGCCAAAAAGCATGGAACGTTGAGAAGCACTTCTGAGATCGAGCAGGCACTTCTTGGCGTCGTCTCTGAGATGATTAAGGCATATAACATACAGACAAAGCTCACACCAAAACAGCTCGCGGCTGTTGTAAGACTGTTTTACAAAGGCCTCAGCGATACCGAGATCGCAGAGCAGCTAGGAGATCGCGCGCTCAACAAGACCGTGAGCAGAGCGCGGATAAAGCTCCATCTCTTCCGTGACTCGGATCTCAAGCCGCCCTTCGACAGGGAGCTCTTCATAAAGCTCTGGGAGGAGGGGAAGTCTGTGAAGGAGATGAGCGAGGTCCTTCATGTGGCTCCATCCACCGTGAGCGAGTACAAGAACATATTCGAGAGCCAAAGGGCTGCTGAGAGGGACGGATACCTCAAGAGGTTCGAGGAGATACTGTCAGATCAGGACGTCTCTGAGAGGATGGTCTCCCACATATCCAAAGACGGCCTCCAGGATACCATGGACACAGACTACGAGGTGGCCGAGGCGTAA